The Mercurialis annua linkage group LG7, ddMerAnnu1.2, whole genome shotgun sequence genome includes the window TTGTGATCCTCAGCCATAGTGTGTGTCTTAACAATTGCTGCTAAGTATATGGTATAGAGCATTGGATTACTGTCTTCGTTCTAAAGATAGTCAAATAGTTGCTAATTTCATACTCTTAATTATATGTCTTTTATCGAAAGTTTCTTTAAAAATAGGCTTGAGGGAACTTTTTTTTGTACTTAGAAAAGCATAATTGGAGGATAATTTAGAAAAAACGAAAACAAACAAGAatgtaaaagtaaataatatCATATGGAGACAAAGTAGAAAGACTTAATAAACTATTACTAAGTTGACTGCTTGACCTTAGCACTTCAGTTTTACTAACTTTGGGATGTGGATTGGAAGTTTCACAAAGGCATACATATGGGAAATCATGAGTAGACAAAAGACTTTGGGGCATAAATTTTAGGAAGTTCTGAAAAGACAAAATATTCTAACTTCATTGGTCAATACTACAGGACATGTGAAAAGATTCTCTAAGGAAGACTCACTTGACAATTTATGTGCACGAACTTTTTTGTCCCTCCTATTGAAAGGTACAGAATTAGCAATACATCTGTATGATAGGCTTGCAATCTTCAAGACCGCTGAAACTTGTTCTTTAGAAAGATATGCAGCAATTGTTATATTTCTAGGCTTTTATATGCAATTAAGCATTTGCTTGTTAGCATTTGTGTAATCTTTTActgctttttttatttttcttgctgCTGCTTGTGGTTTTTTTTGGCTAATATCTGTTTTACTGCTCTGTCCACAAAACTTCTTGTATTTGCATCTCTTAGTATTGATAAACTGAATCCTCCTAAAAGGTCATTATCAATATTATTAGGGCATTCTAGATAAACTGAAATCTGAATGCATATAAGATCTAAATTATGTACTTACTGCAAATTTGTAGTTTTTTCAGAGTTAAATTATCAATGTGATGTGTACTTATAGACATTGTTGCTGcaatatttttctcaaaacaGCATTTTGTAATACAGATACTCTGTCGAAAAGATTCCACTCTATGATTCTGCAGAAGATGAGCCTTCCTCTAAGTTAATGAAAATTGCAAACTCCAGTTTTGAGTATAATATCAGTAGGACCATTGACTACACTGCAGTTACAAACTTGAACGTGGAATCTGCACACCATGATGAATCTGCTGACACTACCATGAAGCCACTTGATTCAGTTCCAGCAGAAGTTGCAATTATGATTCCAGTAAAAGTTGAGGCAAGTGAAGAGATGAGTTTATATTCTCATGATCCTCAACAGACCTTAGTACAAAAGGGTGCAGTGATCTCTCTAGCTGGAGATGGTAGTGCAAGTGGGAATTACCACATAGCACGAGGCCCGATACCAAAGAAACGTTTAAAGAATCATTCTAATGGAAAGTTGAAAAATCTACCACAAAAGCAAGTTGATGCAAAACATGTTGTGAAACTCTTAGCATTAAAAGAAGCACAAGATGAAGTTCTGTCTTGCGAGGTACAGGCTGCATGCAGTTTGCAATTTGTAGATTATATACTTAACTAGTTCTCGCAATCCTAGCTGGTTATTATGCCTAGTTTTGCATTCATCACCAAGGTATCTGATTGAATGAAGTGAGCTATTTGTTTCATGATAAGCCTATAAAGCATCATTGGTACAACTATGATATTCTGAATTGAACATTTTAGATCTTATTGAAGTGTTTCATGAATGTTGATAGTTCCCATAATCAAAACCTTAATTTTGCTGAAAGGAGAAGAGCGAAGAAGACGAGAGACCTATGAATGCAATATGTGGCCTGCTTTACCTTTTAACTTTTCAGTGTTGCAAATATGGGGCAGTTGATGGTTGCTTTCTTTAACATGCTGACCACCGTAATCATTAGAAAGATTAACTGCCGAACTGttataaataaactattatctggtttatttttcttcattttggATGAAGGCTCATGCTCGTGATTTAGTTCAATCTCTCCGTTTCTTGCTTGTTCAAGCAATGGGAACATATTGCACTCTTACAGGTTATATTGATTATTTACTGTTCAGGATACAAAGAATGAGGCAGCCTCCGAGCTTTCTTCCCTGTACAATGAAATACGGCCTGCAATTGAGGAGCACGAAAGGGATAACCAGGATAATGTAGCTACAAGTGTAGCTGAGAAGTGGATAGAAGTATGCTGCCTGAAATTGAAGGCAGAATTTGACCTCTATTCCTCCATTATCAAAAACATCGCATGCACTCCTCGACGGGCACCTGAACAAGCACTACCTTCTCCAATCGAGGGAAATGATAATGAGGTGAAATACCTGGGATTTTAAACATTCTCCATTTCATAATTTGTTGAAACCATAATATTTTCTGCCCTCTAAAGTCTTGCTCATAGAAACTCGGATGTACTAATGCTCGAGCATTCTACGCTTGTTCTAGTTATTATATTTACTAGCTTCATTGAGTAGCATGCCACATTGCCATGCGTCGGTCACTTGTTAGTTTTTGGCCTACTTTATATAATAGATTTGAGCTAAGATACACAATTGGTTTCAGTTAACTTAGAGAGAGTAAGATCAGAGGGGTGCAGAAAGGAATCTGAAAATGTAAGTGTAATATTTACAAAACAAGAGAGTTTCAATTTCATTGTCAATTCAAGCTGTACTTTTAACTAGCAGGTAAAAAAGGTAGTATTTGTCTTGAAACTTTCGAATTAACGAAATCGACCAAATTATATACAtagatgttttttttattatcaatttgtCCTATTTTTGCACATGACTCGGGCCGTGTTTTTCACTTTCAGATTTAAAGGATAATTTGCCCTCTTAACTTGTAAGTGATAGTTATTTagcacatattttaattttatggtcAATTAGCATATTTTTTTAAggtttacaaataaataattattaaaatcagcataatattttcaaaaataattatatttatttattttaaaaagaattttgaataataataaaataattaaagattaGTTATcaaataactataaaataagtaacatataaataatatctttaaaattataattttatgtatttaattcaacattaaataaaaaaaccatATACTATCTTATCATACACTTTCTAATAATTTACTAGATAGAAACATATTGAATTATTAactacaattattttaaaatataataaattttttaagattATTTTGCAGCGATTCTAAAGTTGATGTGTGATGGTCACACACTTCCACTCTTGGCCCTAATGACCAGATACTGTCCCTAATCAAAATAATTGATTTGTAAGATATTAGTAATTTAGAATTATTTgcaaatgattttttatattttcaaaatattttataaatgaataaaaattgaatatttaattttattaaattctaaaaaaattataactaataattttatttttacttaattATAGACTAATTTATACTAAAAAGTATATTTAGGCGCTAACACTGAATTTTATTCTTGTTAATAAagcttttaaataaaatctaactGATAATAACTAACAAATTAAAGATCTGaattttatgtaaaataatattttttgttgaGGAGCATGTTTCTATTTAGAAATTATATTCTTATTATGAATTTCTTTCCTATTCAAATTCAtactctttatattttttttttctatttatattttactaGATATGCTCAACAACACTATAAAAGGAGATTGAGATCATGACTAAATTAACTAGTACACTGCAATTAGTCTGCAAATTTATATACATAAAAGACTAGTTTAAACATTGGAGTGCTTATCAGACAAAACGTCTGAGCAATATTCTAACCTCTATTTTGCAATTAGCTTGTCGAGAAGACCGACTCTGTCAATTAATATAACCTACGCATCCATTATTGAGGCTGAACATAACGTGCTGGGTTTGAATAAAAATTGacatattgataaaaaaaaatttatatataaatgactataaaattaaaatatatattatttgaccATAGTTAAGTTGAGGGGGCGAATTGCCATTTAATTCAGTttaaggctaataatcacccatgaccCCTAATTTTTGAAGGTCCGTGCACAAAACCTCCTGATATTTAAACGGGCacaaaaccccctgatctttgtaaTGGCGGCATTCACGGCCCTTATGGACAAAGGCGCCGTCTTTATTTTGTCGGCTGTctttaaaaaccaaaaaaaactgACAACGCCATGTGTCAtttgacacgtcatcaaaagaaaaaaaatttaaaaacacccAAAACACctctaaatataatatatgattaaatcaaaaactCAACCCAAAATCCAACCACCCGTTCAAACCCAAACCACCCCTACccaaccaccgccgccacccCACCACCGCCGAAATTTTTTCCAATCATCTTCTCTGAGTGAATGATGACCGAAAAATTTTCCGATCATCCCAACCTCGatgtggatctgttcttgaaacAGATCCACCATGGATCTGTTTCAAGAACAGATCAAAAGCtttgatgaccggaaaattttccggtcatcactCATTCGAAGAATATaaccggaaaatttttcggcGGTGGTTGGGTTGACGGCGGTGGTAGGGTGGTGTTGGTGGTTGGATTGGTTGTTGTGGTTAATCAAATGGTTTAGATTAGATTGGgttgatttgtttctttttttgtctttttctaaattaaattaggggtattttgggtgtttgaaatttttaaggtctTTTGCTGGCGTGTCAGTTGATGTGGCGC containing:
- the LOC126657601 gene encoding histone-lysine N-methyltransferase ASHH1; protein product: MEQYMEAFTLFDHIQQNDFSYRKHKKQKEEDIAICDCRFDISDPDSACGESCLNVLTSTECTPGYCSCSAFCKNQKFQKCDYAKTKFFKTEGRGWGLLADEYIPAGQFIIEYCGEVISWKEARRRSHAYERQGLKDAYIISLNSLESIDATRKGSLARFINHSCQPNCETRKWNVLGEIRVGIFAKQDISIGTELAYDYNFEWYGGAKVRCLCGAASCSGFLGAKSRGFQEDTYLWEDDDDRYSVEKIPLYDSAEDEPSSKLMKIANSSFEYNISRTIDYTAVTNLNVESAHHDESADTTMKPLDSVPAEVAIMIPVKVEASEEMSLYSHDPQQTLVQKGAVISLAGDGSASGNYHIARGPIPKKRLKNHSNGKLKNLPQKQVDAKHVVKLLALKEAQDEVLSCEDTKNEAASELSSLYNEIRPAIEEHERDNQDNVATSVAEKWIEVCCLKLKAEFDLYSSIIKNIACTPRRAPEQALPSPIEGNDNEVKYLGF